The Pedobacter roseus genome contains a region encoding:
- a CDS encoding MBL fold metallo-hydrolase, protein MRTIVLFFILGFSFKTWAQEMPQSSFILVLGVAQDGGYPHIGCQRNCCKMAWKDEKLRRNVVSLALVDPKTKKWWLFEATPDIKVQLQDFRKRTNEAYPYLPEGIFITHAHIGHYTGLMEFGREVMSTSSLKVYVLPKLKSFLEQNGPWSQLVKLNNINLITLSTDQPIDISNNKITAFTVPHRDEFSETAGFKIETPAKKYLFIPDVDKWSKWNKNIIDEVKKVDVAMIDATFYSNTELGNRPIAEVPHPLVTETEELFSKEDRNIKNKIFLIHFNHTNPLLWDPSTQKQVLKNGFNFAKQGQIFY, encoded by the coding sequence ATGAGAACAATAGTATTATTTTTTATACTCGGTTTTTCTTTTAAAACCTGGGCACAGGAAATGCCACAGTCTTCTTTTATTTTGGTATTGGGTGTCGCCCAGGATGGTGGTTACCCACATATTGGCTGTCAGAGAAACTGCTGTAAAATGGCTTGGAAAGATGAAAAATTAAGAAGAAATGTCGTTTCACTTGCTTTAGTCGATCCTAAAACCAAAAAATGGTGGTTGTTTGAGGCTACCCCAGATATTAAGGTACAACTTCAGGATTTCAGAAAAAGAACAAATGAAGCATATCCATACTTACCAGAAGGTATATTTATTACCCATGCCCACATTGGCCACTACACGGGCTTAATGGAGTTTGGTAGAGAAGTAATGTCTACAAGTAGCTTAAAGGTTTATGTACTTCCTAAATTAAAATCCTTTCTCGAACAAAACGGTCCCTGGAGTCAGTTGGTAAAACTCAACAATATTAACCTCATCACATTAAGTACCGATCAGCCAATTGATATTTCCAACAATAAAATAACGGCCTTTACTGTTCCACACAGAGACGAATTTTCGGAAACCGCCGGTTTTAAGATCGAAACACCAGCTAAAAAATACCTTTTTATCCCCGATGTCGACAAATGGAGCAAATGGAATAAAAATATCATCGATGAAGTAAAAAAAGTAGATGTTGCCATGATAGACGCCACTTTTTATAGCAATACTGAATTAGGTAACAGGCCAATTGCAGAAGTTCCGCATCCATTAGTCACCGAAACAGAAGAATTGTTTAGCAAAGAGGATCGTAACATCAAAAATAAAATCTTCTTAATTCACTTCAACCATACCAATCCCCTACTTTGGGATCCAAGTACCCAAAAACAGGTTTTAAAAAATGGATTCAACTTTGCCAAACAGGGCCAGATTTTTTATTAA
- a CDS encoding methylmalonyl-CoA mutase family protein produces MTVAENDPEGAQKFVDELKKLSKNNTAPILGITGTGGAGKSSLVDELVRRFLVEVKDKTLAIISVDPSKRKTGGALLGDRIRMNAINNPRVYMRSLATRQANLALSKNVQESIDICKAAGYDLIIVETSGIGQSDTEITEHCDVSLYVMTPEFGAATQLEKIDMLDFADLVAINKFDKRGALDALRDVRKQYKRNHNIFDAKDDEIPVYGTMASQFNDPGMNNLFVALMEQIKLKTGTDFKAKMELTSDQSEKIYIIPPDRIRYLAEIAESSQMYNEWVNKQATIARKMYQLKGVIDLLSENNTPLPEGCPQDGVSKSLNTTYDFFEEQLDGECKRLLRQWPETKRAYKEEFFIYKVRDKEIKQPLFYESLSKLNIPKVSLPRYEDWGDILRWLLTENLPGEFPYAAGVFPLKREGEDPTRMFAGEGGPERTNKRFHYVSLGQPAHRLSTAFDSVTLYGEDPHIRPDIYGKIGNSGVSIATLDDAKKLYSGFDLCAPSTSVSMTINGPAPMLLGFFMNAAIDQQCEKYIIENDLTEEAQAKIDSIYKAKKIPRPTYNGTLPEGNSGLGLMLLGLTGDQVLPADIYAQIRAKAISSVRGTVQADILKEDQAQNTCIFSTEFALRMMGDIQKYFIDEKVRNFYSVSISGYHIAEAGANPISQLAFTLSNGFTFVEYYLSRGMHIDDFAPNLSFFFSNGIDPEYAVIGRVARRIWAKAIKNKYKGNDRSQKLKYHIQTSGRSLHAQEIDFNDIRTTLQALYAIYDNCNSLHTNAYDEAITTPTEESVRRAMAIQLIINRELGLAKNENPLQGAFIIEELTDLVEDAVLAEFKRINDRGGVLGAMETMYQRGKIQEESLYYETLKHTGEYPIVGVNTFLNKNGSPTIVPGEVIRATEDEKQYQISALQKFQDRNADRSADLLKQLQKSAIAGDNIFEQLMEVCKICSLGQISKALYEVGGQYRRNM; encoded by the coding sequence ATTACCGTCGCAGAAAATGATCCCGAAGGCGCTCAGAAATTTGTTGATGAATTAAAAAAACTCTCAAAAAATAACACCGCCCCTATTTTAGGGATCACCGGAACGGGTGGTGCCGGAAAATCATCTCTGGTGGATGAACTGGTACGACGTTTCCTGGTAGAAGTAAAAGATAAAACCCTTGCCATTATCTCTGTTGATCCTTCGAAAAGAAAAACAGGCGGAGCTTTATTGGGCGACCGTATTCGCATGAATGCCATTAACAATCCCAGGGTTTACATGCGTTCTTTAGCCACCCGTCAGGCAAACCTTGCTTTATCAAAAAATGTACAGGAAAGTATCGATATCTGCAAAGCCGCAGGTTATGATTTAATCATCGTAGAAACCTCAGGTATCGGCCAGTCTGATACCGAAATTACCGAGCACTGTGATGTATCACTTTACGTAATGACTCCCGAGTTTGGGGCAGCTACACAATTAGAGAAAATCGATATGTTGGATTTTGCTGATCTGGTAGCCATCAATAAATTCGATAAACGCGGTGCTTTAGATGCCCTGCGTGATGTACGCAAGCAATACAAGCGCAACCATAATATTTTCGATGCCAAAGACGATGAAATTCCAGTTTATGGCACCATGGCTTCGCAGTTTAACGATCCGGGCATGAATAACTTGTTTGTGGCTTTAATGGAGCAGATCAAATTAAAAACAGGAACTGATTTTAAGGCCAAAATGGAATTAACTTCCGATCAATCCGAAAAAATCTACATCATCCCACCCGATCGCATCCGTTATCTCGCAGAAATTGCCGAATCGAGCCAGATGTATAACGAATGGGTAAATAAACAGGCAACCATTGCCCGGAAAATGTACCAGCTGAAAGGTGTAATTGATTTATTAAGCGAAAATAATACACCTCTTCCAGAGGGGTGCCCGCAGGACGGGGTGTCAAAGAGTTTAAATACAACCTACGATTTTTTCGAAGAACAACTCGATGGTGAATGCAAACGCTTACTCCGCCAATGGCCAGAAACCAAAAGAGCTTATAAAGAGGAATTTTTCATTTATAAAGTCCGCGATAAAGAAATTAAACAGCCATTATTTTACGAATCACTTTCCAAACTGAATATCCCTAAAGTATCCTTACCAAGGTATGAAGACTGGGGCGATATTTTAAGGTGGTTACTAACCGAAAACCTTCCAGGCGAATTCCCGTATGCGGCAGGTGTTTTTCCACTAAAAAGAGAAGGCGAAGACCCTACAAGGATGTTTGCAGGAGAAGGGGGGCCTGAAAGAACAAATAAACGTTTTCACTATGTTTCTTTAGGTCAGCCGGCGCACCGTTTATCTACAGCATTTGATTCCGTTACCCTTTATGGCGAAGATCCTCACATCCGTCCTGATATTTATGGAAAAATCGGTAATTCAGGCGTGAGTATTGCCACCTTGGATGATGCTAAAAAACTGTATTCCGGTTTCGATCTTTGTGCACCTTCAACCTCTGTATCGATGACCATTAACGGTCCAGCCCCAATGTTATTGGGCTTTTTCATGAATGCAGCAATTGATCAGCAATGTGAAAAATACATCATTGAAAATGATTTAACCGAAGAAGCTCAGGCCAAAATTGATTCCATCTACAAAGCTAAAAAGATACCGAGACCAACATACAATGGTACTTTGCCTGAAGGAAACAGCGGTTTAGGTTTAATGCTTTTGGGCCTTACCGGCGATCAGGTTCTGCCTGCCGATATTTATGCGCAGATCAGGGCTAAAGCCATCAGCTCGGTTAGGGGAACTGTTCAGGCCGATATTTTAAAAGAAGATCAGGCACAGAATACCTGCATATTTTCTACAGAATTTGCCTTGCGGATGATGGGCGATATCCAGAAATATTTCATTGATGAAAAAGTAAGGAATTTCTATTCAGTATCCATTTCAGGTTATCACATTGCCGAAGCAGGTGCCAATCCGATTTCGCAACTGGCTTTTACCTTAAGCAACGGTTTTACCTTTGTAGAGTATTACTTAAGCAGGGGCATGCATATTGATGATTTTGCACCTAACTTATCTTTCTTCTTCTCCAATGGCATTGATCCTGAATATGCGGTTATTGGACGCGTAGCGAGAAGAATCTGGGCCAAAGCCATCAAGAATAAATACAAAGGAAACGATCGATCACAGAAGCTTAAATACCATATTCAAACTTCTGGTCGCTCTTTACACGCGCAGGAAATCGATTTTAACGATATCCGTACCACTTTGCAGGCCTTGTATGCCATATACGATAACTGTAATTCGCTACACACCAACGCTTACGATGAAGCCATTACCACACCTACTGAAGAATCGGTAAGAAGAGCTATGGCCATCCAGTTGATCATTAACAGGGAATTAGGCCTCGCGAAGAACGAAAATCCTTTACAAGGCGCTTTCATCATCGAAGAGCTGACTGATCTGGTTGAAGATGCAGTTCTTGCCGAATTTAAACGGATCAACGATCGTGGTGGTGTTTTAGGCGCGATGGAAACGATGTATCAGCGCGGAAAAATCCAGGAAGAAAGTTTATACTATGAAACGCTTAAACATACCGGTGAATATCCTATTGTGGGTGTAAATACATTTTTAAATAAAAATGGTTCCCCTACTATTGTTCCCGGCGAAGTAATCCGCGCCACCGAAGATGAAAAACAATATCAGATTTCGGCTTTACAAAAGTTTCAGGATCGCAACGCAGATCGTTCTGCAGATTTATTAAAACAACTGCAAAAATCGGCCATTGCAGGCGATAACATTTTTGAACAGTTAATGGAAGTCTGCAAAATTTGCTCATTAGGTCAGATTAGCAAGGCACTTTATGAAGTAGGCGGACAATATAGAAGAAACATGTAA